A stretch of DNA from Salvelinus fontinalis isolate EN_2023a chromosome 17, ASM2944872v1, whole genome shotgun sequence:
ATTATACTTCCTCTGTTACAATTCATAAAGTTCAACCTACATCTGAATACACATTAACTAAGCAGATGGTGTATTTTACTCCATATTTTACAGTAACACAGAAGACATGGCATCAGACACCAAGGCCACAGACCcactggaggtactgagacagcAATGTCTGGCCAGGGGAGCGGCTGGCATCAAGGGACTGGCAAGGTAAGAGCAACTCATTAAAAGACAAAGCAAAACATCAacaacaattatttatttttttactttacaaTAACGATTTATTATCTTATTGTGATATTCAGTCACAAGTGAAAATAGTCTGCATACAAAAGGCCAATAATAATTCCGAATAACTGATTCGTAATTGATTATTACGTTTAAATAGATATCCAGAGACGGATGGTTAATCTCTCCacatcctctctcttcctctccgtcCATACAGGACGTTCCGCATCATGGACGACGATGGCAGTAAGTCTCTGGACATGCAGGAGTTTATTAAGGGACTGGAGGACTATGGTGTGGTGGTGAGCAGAGAGGAAGCCCGGCAGATCTTCACCCTGTGTGACAAGGACGGCAGTGGCACCATCAACTTCAACGAGTTTCTGGAGAATCTGAGGGTAAAATTACAGAGTAGAGACACAAAAACGCAATGATTATGCACATTTTATTCATTATGGACAGTGTATAATAATGGTTCTCTCAAAATAATAGTATTTGAACGAGCCAAAGTACATTTAATAATGGCATGATAAAGGTGCAGTGATGTATATTGCTGTTTTCACGTGTTTGTGTTTCTTTCAGCCTCCTATGTCCAGTGCCAGGATCTCTGTGATCGGTCAGGCCTTTAAGAAGTTAGACCGGACAGGGGACGGGGTGGTGACTGTGGAGGACCTGAGGGGGGTCTACAACTGCTCACAGCACCCCAAATATAAGAGTGGGGAGTGGACAGAGGAACAGGTCTTCCTAACCTTCCTCAGCAGCTTTGATTCCCCCAACGACAAAGACGGCAAGGtaataaatacatttgtaatTTACTGGAATGATGAActgctagcctgggtaccagtctgtttgtgctaacattccactccttgccactccttGTCATGCCAAACAGTCTGACCTTTCTCCAATCTTCAAATTTGAACATTCTATCAATAATGAGCTCAAAGAGAACTGAGGAGAACAGACGATGCCATATCTTAGGCATATGGCACGGAGTACAAGGACTGGAATGTTATCACAAAACCGGTCTGGGCCCAGTTGTATAAAACATCTTAAGTTAATTTCCCCCTTATCTTTTCATTTAAAGTGTCCTTAACTTTAAATCAGATGCACAAAACATTTTAAGGTGAATTTCTCCCTTAAATGCAGTGAAAAAGTTAAGGGTTCCCATGAGGTCAATAAGAGtattttgaagataaatacacaacgcaaAGTTTGAGAGGACGAGAGTACTAAACTAAATATAGTACTAATGGTCAATAAGGAATTGTAAATAGGAGTTGGGTCTCAGTTCAACAGCTGTTTAGAATCTGTGGAATGTCACTCCTGAATTCAGAGCTACGTGTTCTACGTTCTGTACATTAAGTCGGa
This window harbors:
- the LOC129814551 gene encoding calcyphosin-like protein translates to MASDTKATDPLEVLRQQCLARGAAGIKGLARTFRIMDDDGSKSLDMQEFIKGLEDYGVVVSREEARQIFTLCDKDGSGTINFNEFLENLRPPMSSARISVIGQAFKKLDRTGDGVVTVEDLRGVYNCSQHPKYKSGEWTEEQVFLTFLSSFDSPNDKDGKVTQEEFINYYSGVSASIDSDGYFVTMMQNAWKL